From Kiritimatiellia bacterium, a single genomic window includes:
- the thiD gene encoding bifunctional hydroxymethylpyrimidine kinase/phosphomethylpyrimidine kinase: MRTSSHASAVLGVGWAVKLDRVRTGVIAEVARFGDSFGMVARPIAWTIAGTDPSGGAGIQADLKVFHSLGVYGGSAITAIVVQNTLGVRSVEPLGAGVVRAQIECLGEDLPPRAVKVGMLATAENVRVVAELLGPLGVPIVVDPVLASSGGAVLLAGGGVEELVQRLLPCTTLLTPNLGEAARLLGREEISAADMPAAAEALLERGPAAVLLKGGHAEWASECRDFFATRAGERRWLVSPRRRVTHTHGTGCTLSSAIAAFLAHGQSLGPAVVLGKAYVNQGLRLGGGIGRGRGPLAHLGWPHDPADLPVEEVWGGGEGQGS, translated from the coding sequence ATGAGGACGAGCTCGCACGCTTCAGCGGTACTCGGCGTTGGGTGGGCGGTCAAGCTCGACAGGGTGCGCACTGGTGTCATTGCGGAGGTGGCGCGGTTCGGCGATAGTTTCGGCATGGTCGCACGGCCCATCGCATGGACCATTGCGGGTACGGATCCCTCCGGCGGTGCGGGCATCCAGGCGGACTTGAAGGTGTTTCACTCGCTCGGCGTGTATGGGGGTTCGGCGATCACGGCGATTGTGGTGCAGAACACGCTGGGGGTGCGATCGGTGGAGCCGCTGGGCGCGGGGGTGGTGCGGGCGCAGATCGAGTGTTTGGGGGAGGACCTGCCGCCGCGCGCGGTGAAAGTGGGCATGTTGGCGACCGCGGAGAACGTGAGGGTGGTGGCGGAGCTGCTCGGGCCGCTCGGGGTGCCGATCGTGGTGGATCCTGTGCTTGCCTCGTCCGGCGGAGCCGTGTTGCTGGCGGGGGGAGGTGTGGAGGAACTGGTGCAACGGCTGCTGCCCTGTACGACGCTGCTGACGCCGAACCTCGGGGAAGCGGCGCGGCTGCTCGGGCGGGAGGAGATTTCGGCCGCCGACATGCCGGCGGCGGCGGAGGCGCTGTTGGAGCGGGGGCCCGCTGCGGTGCTGCTCAAAGGGGGGCACGCCGAGTGGGCCAGCGAGTGCCGGGATTTTTTCGCGACGCGCGCGGGGGAGCGGCGGTGGCTGGTGAGTCCGCGTCGGCGGGTGACGCACACGCATGGCACCGGCTGCACGTTGTCGTCCGCGATCGCGGCGTTTCTTGCGCACGGGCAGTCGCTGGGGCCTGCGGTGGTGCTTGGCAAGGCTTATGTGAACCAGGGGCTGCGGCTCGGCGGCGGGATTGGCCGCGGACGGGGGCCACTCGCGCATCTCGGCTGGCCGCACGATCCCGCCGACCTGCCGGTGGAGGAGGTTTGGGGCGGCGGGGAGGGGCAGGGATCATGA
- a CDS encoding TIGR02757 family protein — protein sequence MTARRAAWRERRGGWRRELERHVRQFHRPERAALDPVGVVRRYSELADREVAGLLAASLAYGSLAQIRRSVLNALARLGGRPAATLDACADRSELDVRFAGFRHRWTTAADVVELLWAIRGARRRWGSLEAAMCEGGACRTLRDALTRFRDRLVVETGGAALRLLPDPRRGSPCKRLLLFLRWMVRCDAVDPGGWSRLSPAQLLIPLDVHTFRAARRWRLTSRRTASWRAAEEITARLADLCAEDPVRYDFALAHAGAVARRTRYRARRSAAPR from the coding sequence GTGACTGCACGCCGCGCAGCGTGGCGGGAACGGCGCGGTGGGTGGCGGAGGGAGCTTGAGCGCCATGTGCGGCAGTTCCACCGGCCGGAGCGAGCCGCGTTGGACCCGGTGGGGGTGGTCCGAAGGTATTCGGAGCTTGCGGACCGCGAGGTTGCCGGGCTGCTGGCGGCGTCGCTGGCGTATGGTTCGCTGGCGCAGATCCGGCGTTCCGTTCTCAATGCGCTGGCGCGTCTGGGTGGACGACCTGCCGCGACGCTCGACGCCTGCGCAGACCGGTCGGAGCTGGACGTGCGGTTTGCCGGGTTCCGTCACCGCTGGACCACCGCAGCGGATGTGGTGGAACTGCTCTGGGCGATTCGCGGCGCACGGCGGCGGTGGGGAAGCTTGGAGGCGGCGATGTGCGAGGGAGGAGCCTGTCGCACGCTGCGGGATGCGCTCACACGTTTTCGGGACCGGCTGGTGGTAGAAACCGGCGGCGCGGCGCTGCGTTTGCTTCCGGACCCGCGGCGGGGCTCGCCGTGCAAGCGGCTGCTGTTGTTTCTGCGGTGGATGGTCCGCTGCGATGCAGTGGATCCGGGGGGCTGGTCGCGGCTGTCTCCCGCGCAACTGCTGATTCCGCTCGACGTGCACACCTTTCGCGCCGCGCGCCGGTGGAGACTGACGAGCCGCCGCACCGCCAGCTGGCGCGCTGCGGAAGAGATCACTGCCCGGCTGGCGGACCTGTGTGCGGAAGATCCGGTGCGCTACGACTTCGCGCTCGCGCACGCCGGGGCGGTGGCGCGCCGCACGCGCTACAGGGCCAGGCGGAGCGCCGCGCCCAGATAG
- a CDS encoding discoidin domain-containing protein: MTAGAPTACAGEPRARWEGWHLIAALAAALAVRLLYSALAYASTFDSAVVGCMAIRILRDGERPLFFYGQHYFGSLEAWLAAVIFALAGVGEVTLTLAAILPSLGWIAATWWALRLWAGPRAAAAAIWPLALPGWVVLHYSVGTYGGYPIAFALGTLGLALALHAAERDLDGRRLLPCAFALGAIAGLAAWTHFISAAWLLPAAVVLAISGARRRFRWSWLWPWLAATPLALATAAPLFLGTDIAKLTDVAGWRPSPGRILQNVAGLFGRPLRDHLFFPHAPFGLRLGAGLMLAATVTAAALTIATEPDPRQRRRLVSPAVALGLFLVMYLPHTLAALRVPRYVIPLWTIALGWGVALPCAASRRSQRIAGVALAALWAAYHTLGFILELPLASAKRRDHIAERNAVVAAARAAGLRSATVLGSPIVGHRGEIFTFAAQCEIAFVNPWDERHRRSAEFAEADDASGYLVEQTHAERVRAALRDLGASWSEIPAHRQVLFHRIHATPAAGRAVPASSITVRGPDGVATDALTDGQLGTSLRENSAAAASLEIELTEPRPVEALHLVGTDPHGIDLPRDFTVEISTNGSDWVMVRQPAIRVVPAWTSGPRVFLLGYRGHLECRWPAVVTRRLRLTILPTPSSSRTPWSLSELRLREAPTSPNAIRWPDPSAVIAACRTIRPPPEFLAADRWLSAKLADAPGAPRVYPRPNPRYRPAGFDRYLDLRRPCAVAVAAPWADETRHLLEAEGLEISAERDAGGYAIFGLRARPTSPSSKTLFWQGTFLLRAAPAATAATAR; this comes from the coding sequence ATGACCGCGGGTGCGCCCACGGCCTGCGCGGGAGAGCCACGGGCTCGGTGGGAAGGGTGGCACCTCATCGCCGCGCTGGCCGCCGCGCTTGCGGTCCGGTTGCTGTACAGCGCCCTCGCCTACGCTTCGACCTTCGACAGCGCCGTCGTCGGCTGCATGGCGATCCGCATTCTGCGGGACGGTGAACGGCCCCTCTTTTTCTATGGCCAGCACTACTTCGGAAGCCTCGAGGCGTGGCTGGCGGCGGTCATCTTCGCGCTGGCCGGCGTCGGAGAGGTCACACTCACGCTCGCCGCGATTCTGCCTTCCCTCGGATGGATCGCGGCGACGTGGTGGGCGTTGCGGCTCTGGGCCGGTCCCCGCGCCGCCGCCGCGGCAATCTGGCCCCTGGCGTTGCCCGGCTGGGTCGTGCTGCACTATTCGGTGGGCACCTACGGCGGTTACCCGATCGCATTTGCGCTGGGCACGCTCGGCCTCGCACTGGCGCTGCATGCCGCCGAACGCGATCTGGATGGCCGGCGCCTTTTGCCCTGCGCCTTCGCGCTGGGCGCGATCGCCGGTCTGGCGGCCTGGACGCATTTCATCTCCGCCGCGTGGTTGCTGCCGGCTGCGGTCGTGCTGGCCATCAGCGGCGCTCGCCGCCGATTCCGTTGGTCATGGCTCTGGCCATGGCTGGCCGCGACACCTCTGGCGCTCGCGACGGCCGCGCCGCTGTTTCTGGGCACCGACATCGCGAAGTTGACCGACGTGGCTGGATGGCGGCCATCGCCCGGCCGGATCCTGCAGAACGTTGCAGGGCTGTTCGGACGGCCGTTACGGGACCATCTGTTCTTTCCACACGCCCCGTTCGGGCTGCGGTTAGGCGCGGGGCTGATGCTGGCGGCCACCGTCACCGCGGCCGCCCTCACCATCGCCACGGAGCCCGATCCCCGCCAGCGGCGGCGTCTCGTGTCACCGGCCGTGGCGCTCGGCTTATTTTTGGTCATGTACCTGCCCCACACGCTGGCCGCGCTGAGGGTGCCCCGCTATGTGATCCCCCTCTGGACGATCGCGCTCGGCTGGGGCGTGGCACTGCCCTGCGCCGCCTCGCGCCGATCGCAACGGATCGCGGGGGTCGCGCTCGCCGCGCTGTGGGCCGCCTACCACACGCTCGGCTTCATCCTCGAACTGCCGCTCGCCTCCGCGAAGCGTCGGGACCACATCGCGGAACGAAACGCCGTTGTCGCCGCGGCGCGGGCGGCCGGACTTCGCTCGGCGACCGTGCTGGGATCGCCCATCGTCGGCCATCGCGGCGAGATCTTTACGTTCGCCGCACAGTGCGAGATCGCCTTCGTGAACCCATGGGACGAACGCCATCGCCGCTCCGCCGAGTTCGCGGAGGCGGACGATGCGTCCGGCTATCTCGTGGAGCAGACGCACGCGGAGCGCGTGCGCGCCGCGTTGCGTGATCTCGGCGCCAGTTGGTCCGAAATCCCCGCACACCGGCAAGTGTTGTTCCACCGAATCCACGCCACACCTGCGGCCGGTCGGGCCGTTCCGGCCAGCTCGATCACCGTCCGCGGCCCCGACGGCGTGGCGACCGACGCGCTGACCGACGGCCAACTCGGCACTTCGCTGCGGGAAAACTCCGCTGCAGCAGCCTCGCTGGAAATAGAACTGACGGAGCCCCGCCCGGTGGAGGCCCTCCACCTCGTCGGCACCGACCCCCACGGCATCGACCTGCCGCGTGACTTCACCGTGGAAATCTCGACCAACGGCTCCGACTGGGTGATGGTCCGGCAGCCGGCGATCCGCGTGGTCCCGGCATGGACGAGTGGTCCGCGCGTCTTCCTGCTCGGATACCGCGGCCACCTCGAATGCCGCTGGCCCGCGGTGGTGACGCGCCGCCTCCGCCTGACCATTCTTCCCACCCCCTCCAGCTCACGCACCCCCTGGTCGCTCTCGGAACTCCGTTTGCGCGAGGCCCCAACCTCGCCGAACGCCATCCGTTGGCCGGACCCCTCTGCAGTCATCGCCGCGTGCCGCACCATCCGGCCGCCACCGGAGTTCCTCGCCGCGGACCGCTGGCTCAGCGCAAAGTTGGCTGATGCACCCGGCGCGCCGCGGGTGTACCCCCGACCGAATCCCCGCTACCGCCCCGCTGGTTTCGACCGCTATCTTGATCTGCGCCGACCGTGTGCCGTCGCGGTCGCCGCCCCGTGGGCGGATGAGACCCGACATCTGCTCGAAGCCGAAGGCCTGGAGATCTCCGCGGAGCGCGACGCAGGGGGGTACGCGATCTTCGGGCTTCGCGCAAGGCCCACTTCGCCGTCCTCCAAAACCTTGTTCTGGCAGGGCACGTTCTTGCTGCGCGCAGCACCTGCCGCTACAGCCGCGACGGCCAGATGA
- a CDS encoding sulfatase has translation MKSPTAGIWMLSVAAAVAAPEPRPNIVFCFADDWGRHAGCYAALDSRPTFNELLKTPVIDRLAREGVIFRNAFVNSPSCTPCRSALLAGRYFWQTGRGAILQGAVWDASIPSYPLLLREAGYHIGQTYKVWSPGTPNDAPYGGTAHEYERAGSRYNRFSQNATRLVKAGKTFDEAKAELLAEVRENFRQYLADRKPGQPLCYWFGPTLTHREFERDSGRALWGIDPDRLRGRLPAFLPDVPEVRMDVADYMGEIQAWDAGVGVIVEELERIGELDRTVIVLSGDHGMPGVPRGKCNLYDFGCAVALIARGPGIPGGRVVDDFVNLMDLAPTFLEIGGLPPPTGMTARSIWPVMTSSKTGLVDATRTWVVTGRERHVAGAREGNLPYPHRALRTKDFLYVRNFAPDRWPMGMPGHALDEGRTPTLEELEHDTFVCYADMDASPTKAWLVLHRADPAWSPYLELAFGRRPAEELYDLRGDADQIRNVASEPAYAAVKADMARRLMEILREQNDPRVTEDGGMFERPPFTDPVPTTRPRAARQRENASRPAASTTQ, from the coding sequence ATGAAAAGTCCGACCGCAGGGATCTGGATGTTGAGCGTCGCGGCGGCGGTGGCGGCCCCGGAGCCCCGGCCGAACATTGTCTTCTGTTTCGCCGACGATTGGGGACGGCACGCGGGCTGTTACGCTGCGCTCGACAGCCGGCCGACGTTCAACGAGCTGCTGAAAACGCCGGTGATCGACCGGTTGGCCCGGGAGGGTGTGATCTTCCGCAACGCGTTTGTGAATTCGCCCAGTTGCACACCGTGCCGGAGTGCGCTGCTGGCGGGGCGGTATTTCTGGCAGACCGGCCGCGGTGCGATTCTGCAGGGTGCGGTGTGGGACGCCTCGATCCCGTCGTATCCGCTGCTGCTGCGGGAGGCGGGCTACCACATCGGACAGACGTACAAGGTTTGGTCGCCGGGTACGCCGAACGATGCGCCGTACGGCGGCACCGCCCACGAGTACGAACGGGCGGGCAGCCGATACAACCGCTTCTCGCAGAACGCGACGCGGCTGGTGAAGGCGGGCAAGACCTTCGACGAGGCGAAGGCGGAGCTGTTGGCAGAGGTGCGGGAGAATTTTCGGCAGTATCTCGCCGACCGGAAACCGGGTCAGCCGCTATGCTACTGGTTTGGGCCGACGCTCACGCACCGCGAGTTCGAGCGCGACTCCGGTCGTGCGCTGTGGGGAATTGATCCCGACCGGTTGCGCGGCCGGCTGCCGGCGTTTCTGCCCGACGTGCCCGAGGTCCGCATGGACGTTGCCGACTACATGGGCGAGATCCAAGCGTGGGATGCAGGGGTTGGCGTGATCGTGGAGGAGCTTGAGCGAATCGGTGAGCTCGACCGCACGGTGATCGTGCTCAGCGGCGATCACGGCATGCCCGGCGTGCCGCGCGGTAAATGCAATCTCTACGACTTCGGCTGCGCGGTGGCGCTGATCGCGCGCGGACCGGGCATTCCGGGGGGGCGAGTGGTGGACGACTTTGTGAACCTGATGGACCTGGCGCCGACGTTCCTCGAAATTGGCGGCCTGCCGCCTCCGACGGGAATGACCGCTCGAAGCATTTGGCCGGTGATGACCTCGTCGAAGACGGGGCTGGTGGATGCGACGCGCACCTGGGTCGTCACCGGCCGGGAGCGGCACGTTGCGGGCGCGCGCGAGGGCAACCTGCCGTATCCCCATCGGGCGCTTCGCACGAAAGATTTCCTGTATGTCCGAAACTTTGCGCCCGACCGCTGGCCGATGGGGATGCCGGGCCACGCCCTGGACGAGGGGCGCACGCCGACACTCGAGGAGCTCGAACATGACACGTTCGTGTGTTATGCGGACATGGATGCGAGTCCAACAAAGGCGTGGTTGGTGCTGCACCGGGCGGATCCTGCTTGGTCGCCGTATCTGGAGCTGGCGTTCGGCCGCCGCCCCGCGGAGGAGCTCTATGACCTGCGTGGCGATGCGGATCAGATCCGCAACGTCGCGTCGGAGCCGGCCTACGCGGCGGTGAAGGCGGACATGGCCCGGCGACTGATGGAGATCCTGCGCGAGCAAAACGATCCTCGCGTGACGGAGGATGGCGGGATGTTCGAGCGCCCGCCGTTTACCGACCCGGTGCCGACAACTCGCCCGCGCGCCGCTCGGCAGCGGGAGAACGCATCTCGCCCGGCTGCGAGCACGACTCAGTGA
- a CDS encoding class I mannose-6-phosphate isomerase: MSDRLCEPLRFQPVYQSYIWGGDRIAHKYGRDLPPGIYAESWEVSDRSEGMSVVAAGPLAGRTLRELMEADPIAMIGREAPGARFPLLVKLIDARERLSVQVHPDDATAARWGGEPKTEAWYVLEAAPGAVLYAGLRPGTDRAALEEAVRTGRIEDLLNVVPVRAGDALFIPAGRVHALGAGILLLEVQQNSNTTYRLYDWGRVGHDGRPRETHVAQAIRAIRWHDTAGPLCAGVPIGGPPGWQGVRLVACPYFRMERWRITAPAPEPAEPMRSARVLFVEAGAVELAGSFGSVSVTAGGTVLCPAALEGLTIEPRPAATLVRIVVA; encoded by the coding sequence ATGAGCGATCGCTTGTGCGAACCGCTGCGATTCCAACCGGTGTATCAGAGCTACATCTGGGGTGGCGACCGAATTGCGCACAAGTACGGGCGCGATCTGCCGCCGGGAATCTATGCGGAATCGTGGGAAGTGTCGGACCGGAGCGAAGGCATGAGCGTGGTCGCCGCCGGCCCGCTGGCGGGGCGGACGCTTCGGGAGCTGATGGAGGCGGATCCGATCGCGATGATCGGGCGCGAAGCGCCGGGTGCACGGTTTCCGCTGCTGGTGAAGCTGATTGACGCGCGCGAGCGGCTGAGTGTGCAGGTGCACCCGGACGACGCGACGGCCGCCCGTTGGGGCGGGGAGCCAAAGACGGAGGCGTGGTACGTGCTCGAGGCGGCGCCCGGCGCCGTCTTGTATGCGGGGTTGCGGCCGGGCACCGACCGGGCAGCATTGGAAGAGGCAGTGCGAACGGGCCGGATCGAGGATTTGCTCAACGTGGTGCCGGTTCGTGCCGGCGATGCGTTGTTCATCCCGGCTGGCCGGGTGCATGCGCTGGGTGCGGGCATTCTGCTGCTGGAGGTGCAGCAGAACTCGAACACCACGTACCGGCTCTATGACTGGGGCCGCGTCGGACATGATGGGCGGCCGCGGGAGACGCACGTCGCGCAGGCCATCCGTGCGATCCGATGGCACGACACGGCCGGCCCGCTGTGCGCCGGCGTGCCGATCGGCGGGCCGCCGGGATGGCAAGGGGTTCGCCTGGTCGCCTGCCCGTACTTTCGGATGGAGCGATGGCGGATCACCGCGCCGGCCCCGGAGCCGGCGGAGCCGATGCGGAGCGCGCGCGTGCTCTTCGTGGAAGCGGGGGCGGTGGAGCTGGCAGGCTCATTTGGGTCGGTGAGTGTGACGGCCGGCGGGACGGTCTTGTGCCCCGCGGCGCTCGAGGGGCTGACGATCGAACCCCGCCCGGCCGCGACGCTGGTGCGCATTGTGGTTGCGTGA
- a CDS encoding flippase-like domain-containing protein, translating into MQTLSRALKAIVTIAFFIVLFRWMRRHDWLAALRATDPLYVLLSLLIVPVMLGSSCAKWWVLLRAQGRPVPFRTLLGDYLVGYYFSNLLPSMVGGDAVRVVYSGRRIGSFGHAAAAVFLERFTGILLLLALVVAAPGLRPALYRTPAVWIPSAGAAAVLAGVAIASVGARRLRAELRHWCERSAQTTARPGHKPSLIARFANGADRFLAKLEIGFGVLRRDRRVLAQVVALTLLFYGLAALNVWLAFRSFGPAPSPAEILAVLPTALAVAMIPITLGSLGIAETSYVFYFGLLGISPAHTGVMALFLRLKLILLGVIGGTVYLARDQPIRADEANRWGHSEPSSGAS; encoded by the coding sequence ATGCAGACACTCTCCCGTGCGCTGAAGGCGATCGTCACGATCGCATTTTTTATCGTTTTGTTCCGCTGGATGCGCCGTCACGATTGGCTGGCCGCGCTGCGGGCAACCGACCCCCTCTACGTGCTGCTGTCGCTGCTGATCGTGCCGGTGATGCTCGGGTCCAGTTGCGCGAAATGGTGGGTGCTCCTCCGAGCCCAGGGCCGGCCGGTGCCGTTTCGAACCCTGCTGGGCGACTATTTGGTCGGGTATTACTTCAGCAACCTGCTGCCATCGATGGTGGGGGGCGATGCGGTGCGCGTGGTGTACTCCGGCCGCCGCATCGGCAGTTTCGGCCACGCTGCGGCGGCGGTGTTTCTGGAGCGTTTCACCGGCATTCTGTTGCTGCTGGCACTGGTCGTCGCGGCGCCGGGTTTGCGTCCTGCGCTCTACCGAACCCCCGCGGTGTGGATTCCGTCGGCCGGTGCGGCGGCCGTGCTGGCGGGCGTCGCCATCGCATCGGTGGGCGCGCGCCGCCTCCGCGCCGAGCTCCGCCACTGGTGCGAGCGCTCGGCGCAGACGACGGCCCGGCCCGGCCACAAGCCTTCCCTCATCGCCCGCTTCGCGAATGGTGCGGACCGCTTCCTCGCGAAGCTCGAGATCGGGTTCGGCGTGCTGCGCCGCGACCGCCGTGTGCTGGCCCAGGTGGTCGCGCTAACGCTTCTCTTCTATGGGCTGGCTGCGCTCAACGTCTGGCTGGCGTTCCGGTCGTTCGGGCCGGCTCCGTCGCCCGCCGAAATCCTCGCGGTGCTGCCCACCGCGCTCGCCGTCGCGATGATACCGATCACGTTGGGGAGCCTTGGCATCGCGGAAACCTCGTACGTATTTTATTTCGGGCTGCTGGGTATCTCGCCCGCGCACACGGGTGTGATGGCGTTGTTTCTGCGGCTGAAACTCATCCTGCTCGGCGTGATCGGCGGCACGGTGTATCTGGCGCGGGATCAGCCGATCCGCGCAGATGAGGCGAACCGATGGGGTCACTCGGAACCATCTTCCGGCGCCTCGTAA
- a CDS encoding M23 family metallopeptidase: MMTIEKGWRRTKVAARSQGCLPLEVARRCAGRWEVAWGQDGTGRRMGRWALLGVVGLIAAAVLALAFARRGRPRPESVPAPSPAAEEAAIPPLEFGPPSPQTRLLETNAPGVYMPTASGRWESAMYGSVRTVQAGRSVVPSFHEGVDIAPLARGRDGRALDDVVAAADGTVAYVNRRAGNSDYGLYIVLKHRDPIGPLFTLYAHLDEISENVIAGRSVARGDRLGRMGRTPATVIPVERSHLHFEVGVMLNPEFRSWFLHRRLTPDHGAFNGWNLAGIPPLAPYVAQAEGRAFRLFDWMEGESPAFEVVVRVRRRPLYFDQYPTLWRGEPHQDGPVVISASESGVPLAGRNATAPEVMRLGVQPCQVLSVDPERLGRNGRRLVVRDNGDWRLGSAGRQWLEILIWPSRL; this comes from the coding sequence ATGATGACGATCGAGAAGGGGTGGCGACGCACGAAGGTGGCCGCGCGAAGCCAGGGATGCCTGCCGCTGGAGGTTGCCCGGCGTTGTGCGGGGCGGTGGGAGGTGGCGTGGGGGCAGGACGGAACAGGGCGCCGGATGGGCCGCTGGGCGTTGCTCGGCGTGGTCGGACTGATTGCGGCCGCGGTGCTGGCGCTGGCGTTCGCGCGGCGGGGGCGGCCCCGGCCTGAGTCCGTGCCCGCGCCGTCGCCCGCCGCCGAGGAGGCGGCGATTCCACCGCTCGAATTCGGCCCGCCCTCTCCGCAGACTCGGCTGCTCGAGACGAACGCTCCGGGCGTGTACATGCCGACGGCGTCGGGTCGGTGGGAATCAGCGATGTACGGCTCGGTACGGACGGTTCAGGCGGGCCGGTCGGTGGTGCCCTCGTTCCATGAGGGCGTGGACATTGCGCCGCTGGCGCGGGGGCGCGACGGGCGCGCGCTGGATGATGTGGTGGCGGCGGCGGACGGAACGGTGGCCTACGTGAACCGCCGCGCCGGCAACTCTGATTATGGCCTTTACATTGTGCTGAAGCATCGCGATCCGATCGGGCCGCTGTTCACGCTCTACGCGCATCTTGATGAGATCTCGGAGAATGTGATCGCGGGGCGGTCCGTCGCGCGAGGCGACCGGCTTGGCCGAATGGGGCGGACGCCCGCCACGGTGATCCCCGTGGAGCGATCGCACCTGCATTTCGAGGTGGGCGTGATGTTGAATCCGGAATTTCGTTCGTGGTTTCTGCATCGGCGGCTGACGCCGGACCACGGCGCATTCAACGGCTGGAATCTCGCCGGCATTCCTCCACTGGCCCCGTACGTCGCACAGGCGGAAGGGCGGGCGTTCCGGTTGTTCGACTGGATGGAAGGAGAGAGCCCGGCGTTTGAGGTTGTGGTGCGCGTGCGGCGGCGGCCGTTGTATTTTGACCAATATCCTACGCTCTGGCGCGGTGAGCCTCACCAGGATGGTCCCGTTGTGATTTCCGCCTCGGAGAGCGGTGTGCCGTTGGCCGGTCGGAACGCGACGGCACCCGAGGTGATGCGGCTGGGCGTTCAGCCCTGCCAGGTGCTGTCGGTGGATCCGGAGCGTCTCGGTCGCAATGGGCGGCGGCTCGTGGTGCGGGACAATGGCGACTGGCGGCTCGGTAGCGCGGGGCGACAGTGGCTGGAGATTCTCATCTGGCCGTCGCGGCTGTAG